In one Bactrocera tryoni isolate S06 chromosome 5, CSIRO_BtryS06_freeze2, whole genome shotgun sequence genomic region, the following are encoded:
- the LOC120777403 gene encoding cuticle protein 7 → MASLKCIIALTIALYASAVLARPGYAVDYYNHPKYAFNYGVADHTTGDVKSQHETRDGDVVKGQYSLVEPDGSIRTVDYTADPINGFNAVVTKSGPTVHAQALVPGPHVAPAPVVVPAPAPYAPKPYAPIAPIHYDYDDYGHGAQYEYVPQYSGHYGGGAGYNAHYDGHYGGHHGGHYGGHY, encoded by the exons atgGCAAGTCTGAAGTGTATAATTGCTCTCACGATCGCCCTCTATGCGAGCGCTGTGTTGGCGCGACCAGGATACGCTGTCGACTACTAC AACCATCCCAAATACGCATTCAATTATGGTGTTGCCGATCACACAACTGGCGATGTGAAGTCACAACACGAAACACGCGATGGTGATGTTGTGAAAG GTCAATACTCACTCGTCGAACCCGATGGCTCTATACGCACAGTCGACTACACTGCCGATCCCATAAACGGTTTCAACGCTGTTGTCACGAAATCTGGACCCACAGTGCATGCACAAGCGTTAGTACCTGGACCACATGTTGCGCCAGCGCCGGTCGTAGTGCCAGCACCAGCGCCGTATG CCCCCAAACCATACGCCCCCATTGCTCCCATCCACTACGACTACGACGATTACGGTCATGGTGCTCAATACGAATACGTGCCCCAGTATAGCGGTCATTATGGTGGCGGCGCCGGCTACAACGCTCACTACGACGGACACTATGGTGGACATCACGGCGGTCACTATGGCGGCCACTATTGA